In the genome of Paracoccus sp. MBLB3053, one region contains:
- a CDS encoding 4-aminobutyrate--2-oxoglutarate transaminase: protein MLNAEIAARRQTTIARGVGMQTQIYAAKARNAEVWDVEGTRYIDFAAGIAVVNTGHCHPKVMEAVKTQVEAFTHTCHQVLPYENYIALGERLNALVPGDFDKRTTFVTTGAEAVENAIKIARAHTGRNAVIAFGGGFHGRTFMGMSLTGKVQPYKAGFGAMMPDVFHVPFPIALYGQSTADAMAGIEKLFKADLDPSRVAAIIFEPVQGEGGFNPAPTEFVRAIRELCDKHGIVMIADEIQTGFARTGTLFAMEQHGIAADLVTMAKGLAGGLPLAAVTGRAEIMDAANPGGLGGTYGGNPLGIAAAHAVLDVIEEENLCARANEFGSRLRQRLESIRATTPELAEVRGPGMMVAAEFTTADGKAPNADLVNRIRTEALNRKLILLTCGVNGNVIRFLAPLTIDEGHFAEALDILEESITAAKAA, encoded by the coding sequence GTGGCGTCGGAATGCAGACCCAGATCTATGCGGCCAAGGCCCGCAACGCCGAGGTCTGGGATGTCGAGGGCACCCGCTACATCGACTTCGCCGCCGGCATCGCCGTGGTCAATACCGGTCATTGCCACCCGAAGGTCATGGAAGCCGTCAAGACCCAGGTCGAGGCCTTCACCCATACCTGCCACCAGGTCCTGCCCTATGAGAATTACATCGCCCTCGGCGAGCGCCTGAACGCGCTGGTCCCCGGCGATTTCGACAAGCGCACCACCTTCGTCACCACCGGTGCCGAAGCCGTCGAGAACGCGATCAAGATCGCCCGCGCCCATACCGGCCGCAATGCCGTGATCGCCTTCGGCGGCGGCTTCCACGGCCGCACCTTCATGGGCATGTCGCTGACCGGCAAGGTCCAGCCCTACAAGGCCGGCTTCGGCGCGATGATGCCCGACGTCTTCCACGTGCCGTTTCCGATCGCGCTCTACGGCCAGTCGACCGCGGATGCGATGGCCGGCATCGAGAAGCTGTTCAAGGCCGATCTCGACCCGTCGCGCGTCGCCGCGATCATCTTCGAACCGGTCCAGGGCGAGGGCGGCTTCAACCCGGCCCCGACCGAATTCGTCCGCGCCATCCGCGAGCTTTGCGACAAGCATGGCATCGTGATGATCGCCGACGAGATCCAGACTGGCTTTGCCCGCACCGGCACGCTCTTCGCGATGGAGCAGCACGGCATCGCCGCCGACCTCGTGACCATGGCCAAGGGCCTTGCTGGCGGCCTGCCGCTGGCCGCCGTCACCGGCCGCGCCGAGATCATGGATGCGGCCAATCCCGGCGGTCTGGGCGGCACCTATGGCGGCAACCCGCTGGGTATCGCAGCGGCCCATGCCGTTCTCGACGTGATCGAGGAAGAAAACCTTTGCGCCCGTGCCAATGAGTTCGGCTCGCGCCTGCGTCAGCGTCTGGAATCGATCCGCGCCACCACCCCGGAACTGGCCGAAGTGCGCGGCCCCGGCATGATGGTCGCCGCCGAGTTCACCACCGCCGACGGCAAGGCGCCGAACGCGGACCTCGTGAACCGCATCCGCACCGAGGCGCTCAACCGCAAGCTGATCCTGCTGACCTGCGGCGTGAACGGCAACGTGATCCGCTTCCTCGCGCCGCTGACCATCGACGAAGGCCACTTCGCCGAGGCGCTGGACATCCTTGAGGAATCCATCACCGCTGCAAAGGCCGCATGA